The Theobroma cacao cultivar B97-61/B2 chromosome 2, Criollo_cocoa_genome_V2, whole genome shotgun sequence genome includes the window atatatatatctgaaTGTACTCCATACGTATAGCTAGCTAATTGTTTGGTCACACTACAATCACTATTACAAATATTTACTACATAGTTATAATTTCGAGATGCGTATGCCTTGTAATTAATTGCATGAGTTAATGGAAATTAAAACTCTCTCCAACTTTCTTtcaggcaaaaaaaaaaaaggtcgtCTTCAATATAATCCTTTGCATGCATGGTAAGCACACATGAATAGTTATAACACACTCCTTACAAGCAAAATACATTGAATGAAAACATGCATGGTCCAAATTAATGGAATTGTCACTACAATAAATAAGaggaaaaatcattaaattaagttaataGTTGAGAAATAATTAGTCGGTGATGCATGGAATATAAGTGTTTGATAATGATGATTAATTCTCTAACAAGAAAATTGTACTAATAGATGATCAtggtatgtatatatgcagtgatattttgaacttgaaaatatataagagaatttgagtaactggaaagctaagagtaattaaacatatatatgttataaaacTTGGTCATAAGCTGAAGCGAAGGAGGTCCACATGGTTCCACTTTTCTCACCAGAAAAATCTTACAAGTACATCTTGCTTTTTAAGTTAAGCACTAATGATgtttaactaaaaaaattgagaGCAGAGTGCGATCCAGTTCAAGGTGATGATCCAAGGGTCATGCAGCTAGATGAGGATTTCCTGACGTAGTGGCAGAGTCAAGATTTTATGTTTGGGGAGGtgaaaaatctaaaataatatttataaattaaacagTCATGCTAGAAATTCAATGTTTGACaataatataaaacaatttaaacaaaaaaagttcataggaaaattatgcaaataaatcttgaaaatttttcaaaagaatcaatctcaataatttacttaaaagaattaattagtatgatcataaataatttaataataacaataatctCAATTTCTAGATAAAcgtaaaaataaacaaaaattaacaaatataataaaaaaatctcaatgagAAGCAAtgtcttaaaaaatattaaggactatcaataaataattcaatggagaagCAATTctctaaaattaattacaaaattaaatataatattaacaaaCAATTCAACGAGGGAGCAATCCTtgaataaaaaacttaatcGTTCATAAGAATctaagcaaagaaaaaagtaCAACTAATTTGTAGGATAACAATCAAGCAAtctctaaataaataagtaataagTATAATCGTAgatacttaattaaattgctttcaacaaaaaagaatCGATTTGCTTAATTTCTCAAtcaaagaataatttttttattaaatataagtaAACGGATCATAATGTAAGGATTAACTCAACTCGTCGAATTTTGCTTATCTTTCAatgatattattataaaaacgTGAAGGCTGTAAATTAAGTATATATCGTCTCGTATGGGAAATTAAAGATATACAGTGAATCTTCTATTCATGAATCAATCTCTACCTTTTGCTTCcagttttgtttctttatacaCACTTAACTGGTGCGCGCGGCTTCTTTTTCTGTATATATTTTCTTCGAGTCCAGAGCTGGTAGGACATTTCACTCATGGCGTCCACTAAATATGTCAATAAAGTTTACTTTTGCAGAAACTTCAATGGTTTCTATACATATATCTAGGCTTCCccttccatttttcttttcccagTCATGAGCCACAAGAGGTATCAGCAGTTTTGGACCAAAACAGATGGTGTATGATTAGGACCCCTGTTTACATCAGTataacttttctttctgatatatttatatctataGGCATGCATCCCTAAAACGTAATAACTAAATTGGTCTATGATCCTACATAGAGACTTTCGGTCAATAAGAATTAATTGAGATTTCGATTTAAACTATCTGCTATTATATATAGGTCAACAAAAACCATAACTCCTGGTCCAACCAGTGCATTGACAAATATCAAGTCAAGGTCGTTTAAAGTTGTGCCGAAGGTCTAGGATTGCACTTATGAACCGACTTGGCTGGTCATCATGTTACAGTCTACCCGGTAATTGTGTGCAGTTCAGCCATTTGAGTTCATTAAACTCTGCTCTGTGTCTGGTTGCTGCTATTGAAGAGTCAAGTAATTATGTTAAAAGGCATAGAAAATTGGTTGTTAAGAAGTATCTCAATCTGAATCTAAAAAGGCAAGGCATAGAAATTAAGAATGCAGTGAGCAAACAAGTTTGGACGGTCCCAATTAACGGGTTAGGCTTTTCGAAATGGAGGAGAGGTGTTGGTGGGTCCAAACTGCATCTCGTCTTtaatcccaaaacaaaatttccaCAGTGTTCAACTTCTCCACTCTCAGCAAAAGCCGTCCTTGGTGCTTGACTGGGATTATTATGTTTTCAATTGCCGAGTTGTCCCATTCAAAAGGGATCAAGCCAACTATATTCTCTGCCTGGCTGCAGCTGGAGGGAGGCAGTTCCCTTTGATATCTTAGTATACAAGAAGAGTCAAAGAAATATGCCCCAAATTTCCATGGAATGTGTCCTCAAAGTGGGACAGTGGGCTTGCTGCCTAACCAATTGCACTTCCCCACCCCTCATCAACACGTCTCTTTCAATGACAActtacaagtacaaaatatATGCTTCTTATcgattcattttctttccaaagCCGAAAGTGAGTCCCCACAACCTAGCTTTGTctcataatcaaaatgagcCGAAAATGTCAGGGAATTGTTAACAGGCAATTATGATCTAACTGCTGCCATTGATTACCAAGCTTTTGCATTATTACTTTTGCCTTTGTCGTCTGCCTTAACGtttacaattaaattataactaGACTTcttacaaaatttatttaattaattgtcaGAATTATATCTTGCCATAATTAGAAACATCAGTTTTGACAAGATAATTCATTAATAGCTCGAAAGATATgttgaatttattatttttatatatgttcTTATCCACAAAGATTTGGTGAGAGATATAACCATAGCAAGCAATGTAAATAATTAACAACATATAAACTTGTACATGAAGATGTTGTTTTTACTATTGCCATCATAATGTTTTATTGCATTAATGGTAACTATAATTCCAAGTTTGGCTTGAGTATGGAACAAGTAACATGgaatatatatgtttgtatatatatatagatcaAAATATGATTGCAAAGATGGTAGCTCCTGATGATAACTCATAGGCTGGCGATATAATTAAGCAGAAAACAAGGATGGGGGAGATGGAGATGGAGATGGAGATGGACATTGTATAGAGTCATCATACAGAAAAAGTGAATGCATGCGAGTGCAACAGAAGAAGAGCTAGCTGTTTTTCATCACCAAGACGAATGCTTGAACAAAACGCTAAGACACTTCACATGTATATGCATCATTGTGATCTGCAGTTGAAGTTGGGGAAAGCAATTTCGAATACCTTTGATTAATGATCAATGTAAAAAGcttacaaatatatatatatatatatgatcaaCACTGCGCCTTTTCATTAGCACGCTTAAAAGTAACtcaatatcatatatattcataacatgCCAGACAAAAAAACAAGGCAAGTTCAACTTGGTTATCAAGAATTCAGTGGAGCACGCAAAATGTGAACAAAGGAGACACCatttgatttatatatatattttatataataacgAGATTATACTTGTTCCGAGATGAGTTGAGCAACTAGAAAATCCAACGTATTCTTGAACTACAAATGAATTGATGATAGACAGATTCATCAAGGATCTCCTGTCAATGTTCAGTTGATTAACGACAAcggtaattgtttaatttatttgtaaattgttGTATTTTTCGTTAATTAACAAATATCTATCTTTAGATGCATCCAAAGTAGGACTAAAACCAAGATGCAGAAATCTGGAGGCTTTCATCTTACCACATTAAGCCAAAGCTACCTTCAAGGTGAGGCCTGGCtggatatatatttttctcttaatatGGATTTGTTGAGTATTTGTTTTGGGTGTTTTTAAAGCTTAGTGTTTATAATATAGTAAAGGCTGAGTTGGGCCATTTATATGTGTGCTTGAGCCTATTAATTCTTCAATTTTAGTTAGGGCCGGGAGTCCAAGAGTTACCTTGACTTCCACAGCCCAGCCTGTTTCCTTCAAACGATGATGGGTGCTCCATCGTAGGCATTAATCACAGAGCAGTGCTAGCTGGGCTTATGGCCGAAAGGAATAATGAAAGCTAGTTGTATGGTCAATGGGTTCTAAATTTCCCTTGCACCGATCAATGGGTTTTGTTCATGCCTTTATGGTGAGGCAAGGCCCATCAATgggttttttcttctcttcattGTTCGAGTTCTTGGCATTGACAATAGAATTTTTATATGCACAGTGAGAAGAGAGTTACAAGGTCAAATGCAAtgatagaaaataataattaacatacagaatatatatatatatatatatatatatgtatagttgggttttattctaaaaattaattattggatgtttgatgaaatttaaGGAGAAACTTCAAACTTTAGCATCATAAGACAGAGGTGAAGTGAATGAGAGAAATTATAGATCAGACAGTACAGTGGTACTCTTGACTCTTGAGCACTTACTGCCAAATTAACTTATCGTTATCTAATGATTTGTGGCTTGTAAAAGCAAACGTTGGTTTGTTAACGTCTCTAAAGCTTCCTCAGTGATGAATTGAGCCAAGCTGATGAGGTTAAGTTAATGCCATCGCATCAGGTAGTTCTTTCAGCAAGTCTTTTAGTGGCACGATTGGCCTTTTTAATTAccttttaatttgatgatgcTTAAGCATGCATGCACAGCTGGCCAGCTTTACTTGTTACATCAGCAGCTCCATCCCAAGCACAGCATGCATGCATCTGCACACAATCGATCCCTTTGAAATTTGTTACGCCAATTGTGAATAATTAAGCCGATGGAGGGGAGGCAACTATGTCTATATGTGGTCATTGTGGAAAAAGGAGATCAGTTCCATCAATCAATATTCGATATCCCTTAGAGAAAGTCGCAGCTAGCGCCTCTCCGAAACTGATTGTGGAACTCAATTTTATCTGTCCCCATGGCAGGCATCTTTtacacttttttctttctacatAGACATGGTAATGATACCCAATTAAGGGCATCTGAGAAAGCGTTCATATGCAAATGATCCAGAAGCAGACCGTTTAGAATATTGCTTAATTACCTAGCTAGGCCTAGGGAAATTGGAGAAGAATTATTCTCATTATAGTTATGTAGCCATTGTATCATCAtctcaagaagaaaaagaagaaagaattctGATGCACATGCTTCCTGCAAGCATGGCTTACTGTTATATGCCAcagaaatataattatctgAGGATCCCAATTCCAACAATCCGTATGTACTATCATTAGTTCTGTTGGCAACAAAGAGCAGTGGAATATTAGGCAATTAGTACTTTGAATGTATAAATCTCTAAATGGAAGAAAATTGTTTAGGTGATTTACTTGGTCCCTCACAGGTTTTCAgaaacattaattaattatgtctGGCAGTGTGATAAAAACAGTACTTCGGCGGGCGACACGCTAGCAGGAAGCTGGATGCTCCACACAAATTAAGGAAGGAATGGTCATCTATCAATTGCCTTGGTTGTCAAATTTGGAGCACACGAGGGGCAAAATCTTACTTCCATATATGTATAGTTTTGGTCATCCAATAAGCCAAAGTACTGAAAGTGGTTTGCTTCCTGCTTAGCTTATCATTGGTAGAAGTGCACTCCGCGTACACCCTTTACAAACCAAGTGATTTACATGTATTGGCATTTGGCAGGTGATCCCATGATGGGGAAACAACACAGCCCAAACTCACGAGTTATTGCCATCATCACAAATGGGCAGTAAGTAATGTTTCAGGTGGTAACCATCTGCTGTTCAGTCTTATTCAATTGCCATCAGATTCCACAATCCAGGGCCACTTCCTTGGCAGAGTGGGGTTAAAAGAGAGAAACCCGGCAACGTAAAACTAGAACAAAAAACACCATGAAAGACAtaaacatacatatatatacgcACACATTTGTATTATTTAGTGGAAAACTTTAATTGGGGTTTAATTTCTCTTCAACTTGGATTAAGACAAGCCAGTGCATCACTTGCACATGTGTTTAGCTTTTGGGAAACAATTTTTTGTGACAGAAGGCAGCATCGGAAGGACCCCCCCCCAAAAGCAAAAGGTTACAagtaatttgtttaaattcaaTCTAAGCAACTACATACTACATATGATAAGGCGATGTATGCACATAGTTTTTGGATCTTCATCCTTGTACATTACAGACAGGATGTAACATTCTCCTTTTGGTGGGATCTGTATAGCAAAAAAGAGCTAGAGCTTTAAACTTTCAGTAGTGTAAACAGAAAAAGATCGATCACTAAGGGACAAGACCCGCCAATGTTGTATCTGTAACGACTGCTTAATTTCAAGCTGCTCTTGCTTGGTACTTCGCGCATGCAGTTTCCTGCTGTATATTTATCTCTATATTTGTACATTTTCATCAAAGACCAACCTAAAATGAACGAATGTCAATGACTCCCAAGaaattaacaaagaaaaaagtacAGTGAGCCAAGAATAAGCGCTTGGATTAACTTGCAATAGTGTTAGTAAGTGTATGcaaatgaaggaaagaaaatacaCTTGGAACATAAAAGGAATGAGATGGGGAGTCCTGCTGCTAATATATGTATCCAAAATCGTAGGCCTTTTTTAGCTCTGTATCTTTGACAAACTAGTTTATTCTCTGACACTTAATTACCGCCTACATCTTTCGACTCTGGTCATGATCATTAACCAACCTTGTCCCATTTTCTGGAAGCATTCGCAGTCCAGACAATAACAGGCCACGTTGCACCCTATGGTTTGCAAGCAAAAGATAACGTACTAGTAGTAAATGATTATGACTTTGGGCTGGACAGCATCACCATTTATTATACCATACATTATCTGATAAACCTtacttttcttaattaattttgctGTGATGCTCTCTTGTTGCTTCAGATGAGAATGACCGTTAGTATTACTTATCCCCGACAAAGGAAAAATACCCCCTATTAGCTAAAGGCCATAAAAGACCTTGGAGGTTACGGAGTTCTGAGCAGTAATTGGAAATGTTCACTTCTAAGATATAATGAGAGAAGCGTGTTGTGGTGTTGatacttttattaaaatgagaatgattagaaatgaaatgtttATGATATAGTATCGATAAGATGTGTCAGTCTTTAAAATTTATACGGATAGATTTAAATTGAGTTTggtattatgttttttttttgtcaattttaaaTATCATTAAGTGTCATGATAAAATGGTGTCAGtattgaatattattatttttgaattaaaatatctattttggttcgagaaaaaggaaaaagttaaAAGGCATTGACATGGCGACATGTGGTCCTCGCAAGTTGTACGTCTCTGGAgaaggaaaatgaaattaaacagGAATGGAACTTGGAAAGGGGCCATGGGAGATGAACTAATTAAGCCAGCTAGCCATTTGATTGTTAGTTTGCAAACAGCTTCATGTAAAAAATGGAATGAATGAAGGGAATATCTTAggtaaacatgagaaatgcaACACTGGTTAATTTTCAGGCTGGCTGGTAATAGTATTTGGATCCAAATCCATGCTAAGtacaaatgaaagaaaaaaaaaagagtaggGGCAGACGTTAGGGTTTTCAGAAACTCTCCTATGGATACGGATATGACTAGGGTTGTACTGCTACTAATACCATAGCTAGTAAAGGAACATGCTGACATAAATgatctgtttttcttttttctcttctctgaATTGGTGGGTGCATGTGTGCTAGCGAAAGCTGCAACTGCAATGGTAAGCAAGGAGATGAGCACGGGAACTGCTCTGTTCAAAAGTTAAGCTGTGAATTTCTGCAATAAGTACATAATCACAAATGAATAGGAAAAGTTAGACGCATggtaaaatttaacaaaatacaGAGAATAGTGAAAAACAAGGATTTTTATTCAGAATTCATAGGGAAAGTTGTTCATCTTTATTAAAAAGATGGAGGCCAAGCTTTTTAAAGACGTTACAATGTAGTAGGGAAACAATTGATTTTGCTAATCCATgtcttaaaaattttcactaatttTTGACAAACAAATCTGAAAATGTGAATGAGCTTAATTGATTGTAGTCTGTTTGAGATTAATTTTAACATGGGCAATTGATAATGGTGTGAAATTTGTTGAAACGGACGAAAGTTTTGTAATGGTATATTCTTGCACGTGATCAGTTTCTAATTGAATGCCTGCTCATGATCATGACCaactttatttaaataattcgaTGGGTGGAAAACTGAGTAGTTTTGCTGATCTGCATTTCCTATGCAGCTGCTTCGATGATGACATATTGGAATTGGTGTTCCAAAAATGTTATGATAGATATTGTGTACAGAAGAATGCAGGGATGACAAGAGCAAGGGAGGCAAGAAGAGTAATTGCGTGGTTGGAGTTCCAGGGAAGAAGGAAGACCCAAAACGATGTTAGGTCACAGAGTTAACCTCTTTTGGAAATAATTAGGAGGTTAGATTAGGGAAAATGAAGGATCCCCATGAATAATCAAATGCAAAGGCAGTTGTCAGAGGGAAATGAAGCCAGGAAAGCGACATTTGGTCTCCCCAGTCAAAGAAAGCCTTTGCCCATCCACGGGCGGTAAAAGCAGGCTCCGGCTGGCTCTACCTCTACATGTACATATAATGCccctctgtctctctctctctctttcttcagTTGTGCTATCATTAATTATTGTCCTTGtgttctctctttctctttctctttctctcctctCCTCTCCTCTCCTCTCATCTCCTCCCTAGCTAGGTTTTCTAGAGGTGGCCACGTCTACTCTCTCCTCGTTGTAATTCTCGACAATCTCTCTCTCctcctctttcttctttctttcaatcTATCTTTCTGtctgaaaagaaagaaagagagaaagaaagaaataaataggAAGGGTTGCTATCAAGCAACTACCTGCACCCACGTGAAGTGTCACAACACAAGCTGGGGGCTCAATTCATATTCATATTCACTCCCCTCACTTTCACAGCTTCTCTGCTTCCCACGACCTGTGTTTAGTATCCACTCACTTCCACAGTGCCCATTcgctctctttttctttcccccAAGCTTAAGCTGCCTAGACTTCGCCTTTTTTCCCTTCAAAACAGATGAAGAAAAAAACTCTTGTCTCCCATAAATACCCGCTTCTAGCGTAATATTTCAGGTTCAGCTAGACAACAGTGTTTCTTCTGTTGCAGCCATGTTTCCTTCAAACAATAATTACAACCCTTTTCCCTTAACCACCCATACTATGCCTGGAAGCTCTTTTACAGGCGATAGAAACTCTGCAGGCTCATCACAGGAGGATCCTAATCCTCCCTTCTGGCACTTACCCGCACCCTTTATTGATGACGATGATGATGGGTTGCTTATGAGTCACCTGTTATCACAAGCACAACAACAAATCGTGGGCTCCAGTAGCAACGTGGCGCCACCGGATTCTGAGATTAACGCAGCTTCTCCAATGAAGGAAACCAAAAAGGTCACCACCAAAAGGAAGAGAAGTGCCGGTAACGGAGCAAAGCAGGGGATTCCTCGAAAGAGAACTGGAAAGAAAGACAGACACAGCAAGATCTATACAGCTCATGGTCCAAGAGATCGGCGTATGAGGTTGTCACTTCAAATTGCACGCAAGTTTTTTGATCTTCAGGACATGTTAGGCTTCGACAAAGCAAGCAAAACTATTGAATGGCTCTTCTCTAAATCCAAGGCTGCTATCAAGGAACTCACTGACAACTTCCCCGGGGTGAAGCACAGCTGCAGTGGAGGTGGAAAGAGCGTGTCATCTACCTCTGAAAGCGAAGTAGTATCAGCAGCTAAAGAGTATGAGGACAATATGGGAGACCTGCAAGGTGTTATAGCGAGAGGTGAATCTATGAGGAGTACAGCTAGAGcgacaaaggaaagaaaatcacGTAAAGCTTCATTCAATCCTGTTGCAAGAGAATCTAGGGACAAGGCGAGAGCAAGAGCAAGGGAGAGAActagagagaaaatgaagatgaGAGGGCTGGAAAAATCCCAAAAGTGTTCAGATGAATCGAACCCTAATGAATTGGAGCGCTTGCAGTCCTCGAGTCCTCTTGAAGCTGGTGAAAATTTGGGTCCCTCGACTCAAACGAACTCTACTCTCAAGGTAGTGGCTGAGGAAGTAGAACAACGGCACCAAAGCACTGTACACTTGCTAGAACATGAAATTGATTCTGTAAGCGTCATTGAGAAATTTCTCGGCCTCAATAGAGCACCAAGATCGTCATCCATGTTTAATTACTCGCACAACTTCGCAGACTCAAGCGAAGAAAATTCAGAGGAAAATTGTCCAATATTTTCTGGAAATTGGGGCATGAACAGTGACAGGATCCGATACGGTTACTATGCACTGACAAACAGCAAGGATTCCACAGGTAATGCccaagaacaaaaccctagtaTAATTTTCATGACGGACCCAAATGCAAACACCCAAGAGGAAAACCCTAGTTCAAATCTCGTGGTCAACTCGTATGCTAAAACAGTGAGCCATAATCCAGACTTGATGACCCCCTCAAATGCCCATGAAGGAAGCCCTACTTCAATCCTCGTGCCCTCCTCAGACATCGGTTTGCATTCACATTACCAAGAAAATCCTATTGTTGCCAGCAAATACCACAATTTTTATTGACGAAGATGCTGATAAATCCCTTCCTGTTTTCCTAATTATGTCAAACAACAACTGTACGGCTTTCTTCAACTTGATTTTGTGTGTGGTGAATCCTCTTTGCTTAATGGTGGGAATGGATTGAGTGTTGTTGTATTTCTTCTATGAAGTTTATCAGAATTTGACTTTGTGTTTTGTCAGTCTCCTATTTTTTGACTTTGTTCTTTCTTACTCCTAAGATACAATGTTGCTACAGGAAATATTACTTCAAACAAATTACtgttttgatagatttcaTCTACTGTTATGAGAACTTATCATTGACAATAATTCAGAGCATTTACTCAATATCCAGTTATGCACTGTGTCGCCTCCCAGTACGGATGAGGAAGACAAATGTTcatgttataattatgatttaggaagaaaataatagaaataaaagaatgagCTAATTTCCActgttctctttctttccctaTGGAAATAATTTATTCTATCCGCAAGACATTGTTATCACCAAAAATTCTTGGAGACTCACAGTGCATTGAAGGTGAACAAGCACTGACAGACTTgattgattatatatatatattatatttagaGATTTCACCATCTCGACTGCAGGTGGCAACAGGAATTCAGCCATACAAGGGCGGGCTGTTACTGATCTCAGGTagaaatattttcatttctcaaaattATTCGGCTTTCGTCATGATGATGAATTCTATGTTTCTATATCATGAATAGTGGCAGAATACAACAGAGGTGATTAAAGGATTAACCTTGACTAGTTAATCTATAATtgtaaacttaaaaaattcaGTCTGGATATTCCCCTCTTCAATCTTAAGCAAATCTACCAGGTAATGGATATTGATCACAATGAGTTACTGATAAGTGTCAAGTCAAGGTTTTCTGGTGCAGGTGAAGAATGTTTTACAGCAATAAGAACAAATAAATCagaactaaaaataaattctgaGGAGAAAA containing:
- the LOC18610549 gene encoding transcription factor TCP12, which translates into the protein MFPSNNNYNPFPLTTHTMPGSSFTGDRNSAGSSQEDPNPPFWHLPAPFIDDDDDGLLMSHLLSQAQQQIVGSSSNVAPPDSEINAASPMKETKKVTTKRKRSAGNGAKQGIPRKRTGKKDRHSKIYTAHGPRDRRMRLSLQIARKFFDLQDMLGFDKASKTIEWLFSKSKAAIKELTDNFPGVKHSCSGGGKSVSSTSESEVVSAAKEYEDNMGDLQGVIARGESMRSTARATKERKSRKASFNPVARESRDKARARARERTREKMKMRGLEKSQKCSDESNPNELERLQSSSPLEAGENLGPSTQTNSTLKVVAEEVEQRHQSTVHLLEHEIDSVSVIEKFLGLNRAPRSSSMFNYSHNFADSSEENSEENCPIFSGNWGMNSDRIRYGYYALTNSKDSTGNAQEQNPSIIFMTDPNANTQEENPSSNLVVNSYAKTVSHNPDLMTPSNAHEGSPTSILVPSSDIGLHSHYQENPIVASKYHNFY